A region of Ferruginibacter albus DNA encodes the following proteins:
- a CDS encoding isopenicillin N synthase family dioxygenase — MAIPSVDLAEFLSGDPKRKAAFVQELGKAYEDVGFVAVKNHGVPDELIADLYNYVQQFFSLPSEQKRKYEIPELAGQRGYTSFGKEHAKGSDAPDLKEFFQYGQNPRDNYKEEEYPPNVPIKEVPEFNETFANAYRAFEKSGTALLQAIALYLDLPEHYFDEYVYNGNSILRSIHYPPITHEPKSAIRAEQHEDINLITLLVGASADGLQILTKQNEWVGVTSLPEQIVVNVGDMLQRLTNNKLRSTTHRVVNPPRELWHTSRFSIPFFLHPKSSMSLQCLDTCINAEHPKAYDDATAGEYLDERLREIGLKK, encoded by the coding sequence ATGGCAATTCCTTCAGTTGATCTGGCAGAATTTTTAAGTGGCGATCCTAAAAGAAAAGCGGCATTTGTACAAGAGTTGGGCAAAGCGTATGAAGATGTTGGCTTTGTTGCAGTAAAAAATCACGGTGTGCCGGATGAATTAATAGCAGACCTGTATAATTATGTACAGCAATTCTTTTCATTGCCATCAGAGCAAAAAAGAAAATATGAGATACCGGAGTTGGCCGGTCAGCGTGGTTATACAAGCTTTGGTAAGGAACACGCCAAGGGAAGTGATGCACCGGATCTGAAAGAATTTTTTCAATATGGACAAAACCCGAGAGACAATTATAAAGAAGAAGAATATCCTCCAAACGTACCAATAAAAGAGGTTCCAGAATTCAATGAAACATTTGCCAATGCATACAGGGCTTTCGAAAAATCGGGTACAGCATTATTACAGGCAATAGCATTGTATTTAGATCTTCCTGAGCATTATTTTGATGAGTATGTTTATAATGGTAACTCTATATTGCGTTCTATACATTATCCACCAATTACGCATGAACCCAAAAGTGCTATCAGGGCAGAGCAACACGAAGACATAAATTTGATCACTTTATTGGTTGGCGCATCTGCAGATGGCTTGCAGATTCTTACTAAGCAAAATGAATGGGTGGGCGTAACCTCGTTGCCGGAACAAATAGTGGTGAATGTGGGCGATATGTTGCAACGGCTTACCAATAATAAATTAAGAAGTACAACGCATAGGGTCGTAAATCCTCCAAGGGAATTATGGCACACCTCAAGGTTTTCTATTCCATTCTTTCTTCATCCCAAATCCAGCATGAGCTTACAGTGTTTGGATACTTGTATCAATGCAGAACACCCAAAAGCGTATGATGATGCAACTGCAGGAGAATATTTGGATGAAAGATTAAGAGAAATCGGATTAAAAAAATAA